A DNA window from uncultured Methanoregula sp. contains the following coding sequences:
- a CDS encoding tRNA(His) guanylyltransferase Thg1 family protein: MENREIFSAITSPPPVFVRLDGRAFHRLTECLGLEKPFDEFFHKAMVMACTSLVAESGLNPEFAYTFSDEISLYFPRLPFGGRVEKIDSVSASYAASSLTLAFGGTTLLSLDARVIPATPAFAVEYLINRQGEAWRNHINAYCQQALIEEGKSPKQAAEELRGLPSKDLHEMMHVRGFNLATTPAWQRRGTLVYKKKTSREGFNPVTQETVVAERSAVTTDGDLPLFTSPEGREFLNRLFTEA; this comes from the coding sequence ATGGAAAACCGGGAAATATTTTCAGCTATTACCTCTCCCCCACCCGTTTTTGTCCGGCTGGACGGCCGGGCGTTTCACCGGCTTACGGAATGTCTTGGCCTGGAGAAGCCATTCGATGAATTTTTTCACAAGGCCATGGTGATGGCCTGCACATCGCTTGTGGCGGAGAGCGGCCTGAACCCGGAGTTTGCGTATACGTTCTCGGATGAGATCAGCCTCTATTTTCCCCGGCTGCCATTCGGGGGCCGGGTGGAGAAGATCGACTCGGTATCTGCGTCGTATGCGGCAAGCTCCCTCACCCTTGCATTCGGCGGCACCACGCTCCTCTCGCTCGATGCCCGGGTCATCCCGGCGACCCCTGCCTTTGCTGTCGAGTACCTGATCAACCGGCAGGGAGAGGCATGGCGCAATCATATCAATGCCTATTGCCAGCAGGCCCTTATCGAGGAAGGAAAAAGCCCGAAGCAGGCGGCCGAGGAGCTGCGGGGCCTGCCCTCCAAAGATCTCCACGAGATGATGCACGTGCGGGGGTTCAACCTTGCCACAACGCCGGCCTGGCAGCGCCGTGGAACCCTCGTGTACAAGAAAAAGACCTCCCGCGAAGGATTCAACCCGGTGACGCAGGAGACCGTGGTTGCCGAGCGGAGTGCGGTCACCACCGATGGGGATCTGCCTCTTTTCACCAGCCCCGAAGGGCGCGAATTCCTGAATCGTCTTTTTACTGAAGCTTAA
- a CDS encoding CBS domain-containing protein: MDGSYRIGRLFGIPILIHYTFLLVIPLFAWIIGSQITTTIDMLKEIFQVSIDTTRVTAGFMPYILGTIAALGLFFGVLVHELAHSLVARRKGIRINSITLMIFGGIATMEEGVPDPKAELPMALVGPVASLIFGFVCCGLVYGVPLLAISSSTAGVLIFIFGYLGVLNILLCFFNLIPAFPMDGGRVLRAFLAGRMPLHRATKIAADVGKGFAIIFGIIGLFLFSPFLILIALFIYIGANMESTAMRFNHLLQDVTVGSMMSSPVTTVAPTLPVSQVITMMYSSKHLGFPVVERDTLVGMITLADVNRTTPIDREAMQVRDVMTKEIITLPPTAPVVDALRIMSANNFGRIPVVEDGKILGIVTRTDILKVTELRQV, from the coding sequence ATGGACGGTTCTTACCGGATCGGGCGCTTATTTGGAATCCCGATCCTCATCCACTACACATTCCTGCTGGTCATCCCCCTTTTTGCCTGGATCATCGGCAGCCAGATCACGACTACCATCGATATGCTCAAAGAGATCTTCCAGGTATCGATCGATACGACAAGGGTCACTGCCGGGTTCATGCCCTACATCCTCGGGACAATCGCGGCACTCGGCCTCTTCTTCGGGGTTCTCGTGCACGAGCTTGCCCATTCCCTGGTAGCCCGGAGAAAAGGGATCAGGATCAACAGCATAACCCTGATGATCTTCGGCGGCATTGCCACGATGGAAGAAGGGGTGCCGGATCCAAAAGCTGAGCTCCCGATGGCCCTGGTCGGACCCGTAGCAAGCCTCATCTTCGGGTTTGTCTGCTGCGGGCTTGTGTATGGTGTCCCGTTGCTTGCGATCAGCAGCAGCACTGCCGGGGTGCTCATCTTCATCTTCGGGTATCTCGGGGTCCTGAACATCCTCCTCTGTTTCTTCAACCTCATCCCCGCATTTCCCATGGACGGGGGGCGGGTGCTCCGGGCATTTCTTGCAGGACGGATGCCCCTTCACCGGGCCACCAAGATCGCAGCCGACGTGGGAAAAGGATTTGCTATCATCTTTGGCATCATCGGCCTCTTCCTGTTCTCGCCGTTTTTGATCCTGATTGCGCTCTTCATCTACATCGGGGCGAACATGGAATCCACAGCAATGAGATTCAACCACCTGCTCCAGGACGTGACCGTAGGTTCGATGATGAGCAGCCCGGTGACGACCGTTGCCCCCACCCTGCCGGTCAGCCAGGTCATCACGATGATGTACTCGAGCAAGCATCTCGGGTTCCCCGTGGTTGAGCGGGATACGCTTGTCGGCATGATCACGCTTGCGGATGTGAACAGGACCACCCCCATAGACCGCGAGGCCATGCAGGTGCGGGATGTGATGACAAAGGAGATAATCACCCTTCCCCCCACAGCCCCGGTCGTCGACGCCCTCCGGATCATGTCCGCCAACAACTTCGGCCGGATCCCGGTAGTCGAGGACGGGAAGATCCTCGGTATCGTAACGAGAACGGATATTTTGAAAGTGACCGAGCTCCGGCAGGTTTAG
- a CDS encoding TIGR00725 family protein, whose product MGQIAVIGAAGATEEEYRMAIAVGRLIAEEHEILVCGGHGGVMEAACRGAHESGGLAVGIVPDIGNGNGYLGIVIRTGLGHSRNVLVAQSADAVIAVGGSYGTLSEIAVALKWEIPVFGLKTWDIPGVIACISPEDAVTRAVVAARQSRLYIAPREGSGAH is encoded by the coding sequence ATGGGTCAGATAGCCGTGATCGGGGCTGCCGGGGCAACCGAGGAAGAATACCGGATGGCCATTGCCGTCGGCCGGCTCATTGCAGAAGAGCACGAGATCCTTGTCTGCGGGGGTCATGGCGGGGTGATGGAAGCGGCATGCCGGGGTGCGCACGAGAGTGGGGGTCTTGCGGTGGGGATAGTCCCCGATATCGGCAACGGGAACGGGTATCTCGGCATTGTGATCCGGACCGGTCTTGGCCATTCCCGGAATGTGCTTGTTGCCCAGTCAGCGGACGCCGTGATTGCCGTGGGCGGGAGCTATGGCACGCTTTCAGAGATTGCCGTTGCACTCAAATGGGAGATCCCGGTCTTCGGATTGAAAACTTGGGATATACCCGGTGTTATTGCCTGTATCTCTCCTGAGGATGCCGTAACCCGGGCCGTGGTAGCTGCCCGCCAGTCCCGGTTGTACATAGCTCCCCGGGAAGGCTCCGGTGCTCATTAA
- a CDS encoding PRC-barrel domain-containing protein, whose translation METQITELFGLQIYTDKGMFIGEVEDVVIDVDSKKMEAIVVGKVNDQLFELKSFKGLKIPYRIISAIDDIVLIRHLPGAFTGGSAGEE comes from the coding sequence ATGGAAACCCAGATTACAGAGCTGTTCGGGCTTCAGATCTATACTGACAAAGGCATGTTTATTGGCGAAGTCGAGGATGTTGTCATCGATGTGGATTCGAAGAAGATGGAGGCCATCGTGGTCGGGAAAGTCAACGACCAGCTGTTTGAGCTCAAGAGCTTCAAAGGCCTCAAGATCCCCTACCGGATCATCAGTGCAATCGACGACATCGTCCTGATCCGCCACCTTCCGGGTGCCTTCACGGGCGGCAGCGCAGGCGAAGAGTAA
- the trxA gene encoding thioredoxin: MDDELSQIREKRRREIEETMKHEKMKASVENVDEMHFQQFITTNQYVVVDFWAEWCGPCRRIAPIMDELSMEFHGRVAFGKCNTDDNRNLAMQFNIDAIPAMMLFSKGQLVDRIIGAYPKEAIREKIVRRFSLD; encoded by the coding sequence ATGGATGATGAGCTTTCCCAGATCCGGGAGAAGCGCAGAAGGGAGATTGAAGAGACGATGAAGCACGAGAAGATGAAGGCAAGCGTGGAGAACGTCGATGAGATGCATTTCCAGCAGTTCATAACCACCAACCAGTATGTTGTGGTGGATTTCTGGGCAGAGTGGTGCGGCCCCTGCCGGAGGATTGCACCGATCATGGACGAACTGTCAATGGAATTTCACGGCAGGGTTGCATTCGGGAAATGCAATACGGATGACAACCGGAACCTGGCCATGCAGTTCAACATCGATGCCATCCCGGCCATGATGCTCTTTTCCAAAGGCCAGCTGGTGGACCGGATCATCGGCGCCTATCCCAAGGAAGCGATCCGGGAGAAGATTGTCCGCAGGTTCAGTCTGGATTAA
- a CDS encoding aldehyde dehydrogenase family protein, which produces MEPYPILLGGQKKTTAEISHVLFPYTGELYADVCQASTNDLKAAVTAACRGFEQTRQLSSHERAGILFRLADEIDKRAEELIEIMIMEGGKTRKFATNEVSRAALTVRISAEEAKRIYGEILPLDLTGDTKGRTGFLKRFPLGPVVGIVPFNFPLNLACHKLAPAIAAGNSVILKPSSSTPVSSLVLGDMVLAAGLPPEAISVVPCTGMRAEQLVKDPRVAYLSFTGSCSVGWHLRGIAGRTKIGLELGGNAAVIIHEDANLDYAAQRIATGGFINAGQVCISVQRVLVHRPVYNVMLEKIIAAVKALRVGDPRDPATDVGPMIDRLKAEEAYRKMQDSIKEGARVLLGGTLEECMFAPTVLVDTTPSMRVNREEVFAPVISIVPYDDFAEALRAANAGEFGLQVGIFTQNLNRAMRAYGEMDVGGVIVNDIPTFRTDSMPYGGEKGSGLGREGPRYAIEKMSSLRLMVINREGGME; this is translated from the coding sequence ATGGAACCCTATCCGATCCTTCTGGGCGGGCAGAAGAAGACAACAGCCGAGATCTCCCACGTGCTGTTCCCGTACACCGGCGAACTTTACGCGGATGTCTGCCAGGCAAGCACCAATGATCTCAAGGCCGCGGTTACTGCCGCTTGCCGGGGATTCGAACAGACAAGGCAGCTCTCTTCCCATGAGCGGGCAGGGATCCTGTTCCGGCTTGCCGACGAGATCGATAAGCGGGCAGAGGAACTTATCGAGATAATGATTATGGAAGGTGGTAAGACCCGGAAGTTTGCCACAAACGAGGTATCCCGTGCCGCATTGACTGTCCGGATCTCTGCCGAGGAAGCCAAGCGGATATATGGGGAGATCCTGCCGCTCGATCTCACCGGTGATACGAAGGGGAGGACCGGTTTTCTGAAACGGTTCCCGCTCGGCCCTGTTGTCGGGATTGTGCCGTTCAACTTCCCGCTCAACCTTGCCTGCCACAAGCTTGCGCCCGCCATTGCTGCGGGAAACTCGGTTATCCTGAAACCTTCGTCGTCAACGCCCGTATCGAGCCTGGTCCTCGGGGATATGGTCCTTGCAGCGGGTCTTCCCCCGGAGGCGATCAGTGTTGTTCCGTGCACGGGAATGCGGGCCGAGCAGCTGGTTAAGGATCCCCGGGTGGCGTACCTCTCCTTTACCGGCAGCTGCTCTGTCGGGTGGCACCTGCGCGGGATAGCGGGCAGGACAAAGATCGGCCTGGAACTCGGGGGAAATGCGGCTGTGATCATCCACGAGGATGCAAATCTCGACTATGCCGCACAGAGGATCGCAACCGGCGGGTTCATCAACGCCGGCCAGGTCTGCATCTCGGTCCAGCGAGTGCTGGTGCATCGCCCCGTGTACAACGTGATGCTGGAGAAGATCATCGCTGCTGTAAAGGCGCTCCGTGTTGGTGATCCCCGCGATCCGGCAACCGATGTCGGTCCGATGATCGACCGGCTGAAAGCCGAGGAAGCCTACCGGAAAATGCAGGACAGTATCAAGGAGGGGGCCCGGGTTCTCCTGGGCGGCACTCTTGAGGAATGTATGTTTGCCCCGACCGTGCTCGTAGATACAACGCCATCCATGCGGGTGAACCGGGAGGAAGTCTTTGCGCCGGTCATATCCATTGTCCCCTACGATGACTTTGCTGAAGCCCTTCGTGCAGCCAATGCGGGCGAGTTCGGGCTGCAGGTCGGCATCTTCACCCAGAACCTGAACCGGGCCATGCGGGCTTATGGCGAGATGGATGTCGGGGGAGTTATCGTGAATGACATCCCTACGTTCCGGACCGACTCGATGCCGTACGGCGGGGAGAAAGGATCGGGACTCGGCCGGGAAGGGCCCCGGTATGCCATCGAGAAGATGTCCTCCCTCCGTCTGATGGTTATCAACCGCGAGGGCGGCATGGAATGA
- a CDS encoding ATP-binding protein: MIELPMVSLDLVRSVIQNFTIIATLILLYHFIPDSFLSRSKLAYPIGVGIVFGLAAVISIPAFWGGGSQSVIGFNVILIPLAGFIAGPVSAALVAAVLMLGSLISSGSVSSTELITFMNGVLLGAIFYEGRSWKWFPRSDRARLLLLGAGVALILFISSVVLSFVPGSGGPVPTVGFVIELLPFFIISFGVTVLLGAIIGFIDRKKLAERELLTYRDHLEGLVGERTAELKQAIALQKATLESTADGIAVTDRDGVIRAYNRKFARILKLPDRLPKDEQGFGQFTGRLSEFLKDPELFLGQIASLTESSEQMVTTSLEFRNGRIYELYVQQQKISDQTLGWVWSLHDVTDQKLAEEAIRSANNKLNLLADITRHDILNQLTALAAYLELVQGENRDPSAAGHLQAMEKSLEIIRLQLEFTRDYQNLGLKKPVWQSVAETFTHATESFEEAAVSFYNDTGTVELFADPLIGEAFYNLIDNSLRHNERISQIRLSLRRDGPDLVILYEDDGAGVLPEEKEKIFLRGFGKHTGLGMFLIKEILLITGITIRETGIHGKGVRFEIRVPEGRFRFP; this comes from the coding sequence ATGATCGAACTGCCGATGGTATCGCTGGACCTGGTGCGATCAGTTATCCAGAATTTCACCATCATCGCAACCCTCATCCTGCTCTATCATTTCATCCCGGATTCCTTCCTGTCGCGATCGAAACTGGCATATCCCATAGGGGTCGGGATCGTCTTCGGGCTGGCCGCAGTTATTAGCATCCCTGCATTCTGGGGAGGGGGATCGCAATCGGTTATCGGATTCAACGTCATCCTCATCCCGCTTGCCGGGTTCATTGCAGGCCCGGTCTCCGCGGCACTGGTTGCCGCAGTCCTTATGCTGGGAAGCCTCATCTCGAGCGGTTCGGTCTCTTCTACAGAACTTATAACCTTCATGAACGGGGTCCTGCTCGGCGCCATCTTTTACGAAGGCAGATCGTGGAAATGGTTTCCCAGGTCAGACCGTGCCAGACTCCTCCTTCTCGGGGCGGGTGTTGCCCTCATTCTGTTCATTTCGTCTGTCGTTCTGTCGTTTGTGCCGGGTTCAGGCGGCCCTGTACCAACCGTAGGATTTGTGATCGAGCTTCTCCCCTTTTTCATCATCAGCTTCGGAGTTACCGTGCTCCTTGGAGCCATCATCGGGTTCATTGACCGCAAAAAACTGGCAGAGAGAGAACTTTTAACCTACCGGGATCACCTCGAAGGGCTTGTCGGCGAGAGAACCGCTGAGCTAAAACAGGCCATTGCTCTCCAGAAAGCAACTCTTGAATCAACAGCCGATGGGATCGCGGTTACAGATCGCGATGGCGTGATCAGGGCGTACAACCGGAAATTTGCCCGGATCCTGAAACTGCCGGATCGCCTGCCTAAAGATGAACAGGGTTTCGGACAATTCACGGGCCGTTTGAGCGAATTCCTCAAAGATCCTGAGTTGTTTCTCGGACAGATCGCGTCGCTGACGGAATCCTCAGAACAGATGGTCACGACAAGCCTCGAATTCAGGAACGGCAGGATCTATGAACTGTATGTACAACAACAGAAAATCAGCGACCAGACTCTCGGGTGGGTCTGGAGCCTCCACGATGTTACCGATCAGAAACTGGCGGAGGAGGCTATCCGTTCTGCCAACAACAAACTGAATCTGCTGGCAGACATCACCCGCCACGATATCCTCAACCAGCTCACAGCTCTTGCAGCATATCTTGAACTGGTCCAGGGTGAGAACCGCGATCCCTCGGCAGCCGGGCACCTGCAGGCCATGGAAAAGAGCCTGGAAATCATCCGGCTCCAGTTGGAGTTCACCCGCGATTACCAGAACCTCGGCCTCAAGAAACCCGTATGGCAGAGCGTGGCGGAGACCTTCACCCATGCAACGGAGTCATTTGAGGAAGCAGCGGTCTCGTTTTACAATGACACAGGCACGGTTGAGCTCTTTGCAGATCCCCTGATAGGGGAGGCATTCTACAACCTCATCGACAATTCCCTCAGGCACAATGAAAGAATTTCTCAAATCCGGCTTTCACTTCGACGGGATGGGCCAGACCTTGTCATTCTCTACGAGGACGATGGAGCAGGCGTTCTTCCGGAAGAGAAAGAGAAGATCTTTCTCCGGGGGTTCGGGAAACATACCGGCCTTGGCATGTTTCTGATAAAAGAGATCCTCTTGATCACCGGTATCACCATCAGGGAGACCGGGATTCACGGGAAAGGGGTCCGGTTCGAGATCCGCGTGCCCGAAGGCAGGTTCCGGTTCCCGTAA
- the ileS gene encoding isoleucine--tRNA ligase, whose product MREVTANFSAKEIERGVQEYWRTHDTYKAVKQHRSAGKPFFFVDGPPYTTGHIHIGTAWNKILKDSLLRYHRMLGENVIDRAGYDMHGLPIEVKVEQALGFESKKDIEKFGIRAFIEKCREFAVTNKKLMDDQFENLGVWLDFAGAYQTVTPDYIEAAWWTLAKAEEKGMLERGHRVVNWCPRCETAIADAEVEYWDENDPSVFVKFPLRGRPDEFLVIWTTTPWTLPANVAVAVAKEFEYAKVLAKKDGKEEYLWIAEPLVKAVLKKARFKDYSIVEKKKGADLKGWVYDSPLLGRVPLQREIEHKVTIADFVALENTGMVHIAPGHGWDDYVLGTKEGLPIVCPVDGAGRFKEEAGEFAGQFVRDANENVLAALGGHLLAKETVTHRYGHCWRCKTPIIFRATSQWFLKASEMRDLMLREVEKVTWYPEWAGSARFYDWIKEARDWCVSRQRYWGIPIPVWVCPKCDAYRVIGTIKELEERSGKSLPDPHRPYVDEVTIPCACGGTMKRVEDIFDVWFDSAVASWATLGFPNKTKDFETIWPADFITEGQDQTRGWFYSQLGASTIAFGKAPYKSVCMHGFALDAEGKKMSKSLGNVVNPSDVIEKVGVDVLRLYVLSSSAPWDDLKFNWEGVGTINRAVNILWNVYRFPVPYMILDRFEPASKNGVWDDSFIRANLTRMPDEDRFIISRINSVAATVDAALKECQLHRATRELVNFILEDLSRWYVQLVRPRMWLEGESEQKLFAYETIYYVMRRLMGILAPVCPHLTEEIYRNLRCANDPASIHLLDWNAGDAALVDATLEGAVAIVRSFDEAAANARQTGKRKLRWPVSEVIVVTSSDAVKNAIGRLNAVCMDRANARKVSVVIGRWDKVGWHAEPVMKALGKGFGKDSFKVKGLIEAADGNAIKAAIDAGTTYALKGDGTVFDIGTDHVTFTEKLPADIFSAPMTDATVYVDVALTPDLEAEGYAREVIRRIQDMRKQLDLAVEDTINAEVSVNDRRILALLQTKETVALIGDEVRAKVFAFSKDGTGPEPARFASVKEWDVEGVAMTIGISRV is encoded by the coding sequence TTGAGAGAAGTCACCGCGAACTTCAGTGCCAAGGAGATCGAACGCGGGGTGCAGGAATACTGGCGCACCCACGATACGTACAAGGCAGTAAAGCAGCACCGCAGTGCGGGAAAACCGTTCTTCTTCGTGGACGGGCCGCCGTACACAACAGGGCACATCCACATCGGCACGGCCTGGAACAAGATCTTAAAGGACAGCCTCCTCCGTTACCACCGGATGCTGGGAGAGAACGTCATTGACCGGGCCGGGTACGACATGCACGGGCTGCCCATCGAGGTCAAGGTCGAGCAGGCGCTCGGCTTTGAATCCAAGAAGGACATCGAGAAGTTCGGCATCCGGGCCTTCATCGAGAAGTGCCGGGAGTTCGCAGTCACGAACAAGAAACTCATGGACGACCAGTTCGAGAACCTCGGAGTCTGGCTGGACTTTGCGGGAGCCTACCAGACGGTGACCCCCGACTATATCGAGGCTGCCTGGTGGACCCTTGCAAAAGCGGAAGAGAAGGGTATGCTCGAACGGGGCCACCGCGTGGTGAACTGGTGCCCCCGGTGCGAGACGGCGATCGCAGACGCCGAGGTGGAATACTGGGACGAGAACGACCCCTCGGTTTTCGTCAAGTTCCCCCTCCGCGGGAGACCGGATGAGTTCCTCGTCATCTGGACCACAACCCCCTGGACCCTGCCGGCCAACGTCGCGGTGGCGGTGGCAAAGGAGTTCGAGTACGCCAAAGTGCTTGCCAAGAAAGACGGGAAGGAAGAGTACCTCTGGATCGCTGAACCTCTCGTCAAGGCAGTGCTCAAGAAAGCCCGGTTCAAGGACTACAGTATTGTCGAGAAGAAGAAGGGGGCAGATCTCAAGGGATGGGTATACGACTCCCCGCTCCTTGGGCGGGTCCCGCTCCAGCGGGAGATCGAACACAAGGTTACCATAGCAGATTTCGTTGCCCTTGAGAATACCGGTATGGTCCACATCGCCCCCGGCCATGGCTGGGACGACTACGTGCTCGGCACCAAGGAAGGCCTCCCGATCGTCTGCCCGGTGGACGGGGCAGGCCGGTTCAAAGAGGAGGCCGGGGAATTTGCCGGTCAGTTCGTGCGGGATGCAAACGAGAATGTCCTTGCCGCTCTCGGCGGCCACCTGCTTGCAAAAGAGACCGTCACCCACCGGTACGGCCACTGCTGGCGGTGCAAGACGCCGATCATCTTCCGGGCCACCTCCCAGTGGTTCCTGAAAGCATCCGAGATGCGGGACCTGATGCTCAGGGAGGTCGAGAAAGTCACCTGGTATCCCGAATGGGCCGGCAGCGCCCGGTTCTATGACTGGATCAAGGAAGCCCGCGACTGGTGCGTATCCCGCCAGCGCTACTGGGGTATCCCGATACCGGTCTGGGTCTGCCCGAAGTGTGACGCGTACCGGGTCATTGGAACGATCAAAGAGCTCGAGGAACGGAGCGGCAAATCCCTGCCCGATCCCCACCGGCCGTACGTGGACGAGGTGACTATCCCCTGTGCCTGCGGTGGCACGATGAAGCGGGTCGAGGACATCTTCGATGTCTGGTTCGATTCCGCGGTGGCTTCCTGGGCAACGCTCGGGTTCCCGAACAAGACCAAAGATTTCGAGACCATCTGGCCGGCCGACTTCATCACGGAGGGGCAGGACCAGACCCGGGGCTGGTTCTACTCCCAGCTCGGGGCAAGCACGATCGCATTCGGGAAAGCCCCGTACAAAAGCGTCTGCATGCATGGGTTCGCTCTCGATGCCGAGGGCAAGAAGATGTCAAAAAGCCTCGGCAATGTGGTAAATCCCTCGGACGTTATCGAGAAAGTGGGCGTGGACGTGCTCCGGCTCTATGTGCTCTCTTCCTCGGCGCCGTGGGACGACCTAAAGTTCAACTGGGAAGGGGTAGGAACGATCAACCGGGCAGTCAATATCCTCTGGAACGTGTACCGCTTCCCGGTGCCCTACATGATCCTCGACAGGTTCGAACCCGCCTCAAAGAACGGGGTCTGGGACGATTCATTCATCCGGGCGAACCTTACCCGCATGCCTGACGAGGACCGGTTCATCATCTCCCGGATAAACTCGGTTGCTGCAACGGTCGATGCTGCGCTCAAAGAGTGCCAGCTCCACCGGGCAACCCGCGAACTGGTGAACTTCATCCTCGAAGATCTCTCCCGCTGGTACGTCCAGCTCGTCCGTCCCCGGATGTGGCTCGAAGGCGAGTCCGAACAGAAACTCTTCGCGTATGAGACGATCTACTACGTGATGCGCAGGCTCATGGGCATCCTTGCACCGGTCTGCCCGCACCTGACCGAGGAGATCTACCGGAACCTGCGGTGTGCAAACGATCCGGCAAGCATCCACCTGCTTGACTGGAACGCAGGCGATGCTGCACTCGTTGATGCAACGCTCGAAGGGGCGGTTGCAATCGTCCGTTCCTTTGACGAGGCCGCAGCCAATGCCCGGCAGACAGGAAAACGCAAACTCCGCTGGCCGGTCTCGGAAGTGATTGTGGTCACCAGTTCTGATGCCGTAAAAAATGCTATAGGAAGGCTCAATGCGGTCTGCATGGACCGGGCAAATGCCCGTAAGGTTTCCGTTGTCATAGGACGCTGGGACAAGGTGGGCTGGCACGCGGAGCCGGTGATGAAAGCGCTCGGGAAGGGATTCGGCAAGGACTCCTTCAAAGTCAAAGGGCTTATCGAAGCTGCAGATGGCAATGCCATCAAGGCTGCAATCGACGCCGGGACGACCTATGCCCTGAAGGGCGACGGGACAGTCTTCGATATCGGGACGGATCACGTGACCTTCACCGAGAAGCTCCCGGCCGATATCTTCTCGGCACCGATGACGGACGCAACCGTGTACGTGGATGTTGCTCTGACTCCGGATCTTGAAGCCGAGGGATACGCCCGCGAGGTTATCCGGCGGATCCAGGACATGCGCAAGCAGCTCGATCTCGCGGTGGAAGACACGATCAATGCCGAGGTCTCGGTGAACGATCGGAGAATCCTTGCCCTGCTCCAGACAAAGGAGACGGTTGCCCTGATTGGCGACGAGGTGCGGGCGAAGGTCTTCGCATTCTCAAAGGACGGGACCGGACCCGAACCGGCACGCTTCGCATCCGTCAAGGAGTGGGACGTGGAAGGCGTGGCAATGACTATCGGCATCTCCAGGGTCTGA
- a CDS encoding 4a-hydroxytetrahydrobiopterin dehydratase gives MELAQQKCTTYKPGSPPLTRKETIELLAQIPGWVFAGGHITRKFEFPDAAACIAFFTEVTNLSAQEGHYPDLCMKESRYVEISFYTYPAGGLTLNDFIMAWKIGEMGKTP, from the coding sequence ATGGAACTCGCACAGCAGAAGTGCACAACCTACAAGCCCGGATCCCCGCCCCTGACCCGCAAGGAGACGATCGAGCTTCTTGCCCAGATTCCCGGGTGGGTATTTGCCGGCGGTCATATCACGCGGAAGTTTGAGTTTCCGGATGCAGCAGCGTGCATTGCTTTTTTCACGGAAGTCACCAATCTCTCGGCACAGGAAGGACACTATCCGGACCTCTGCATGAAAGAGTCGCGGTACGTGGAGATCTCGTTCTACACGTATCCGGCCGGCGGGCTTACGCTCAATGATTTCATCATGGCCTGGAAAATAGGCGAGATGGGAAAAACTCCCTGA